One window of Streptomyces sp. SUK 48 genomic DNA carries:
- a CDS encoding beta-ketoacyl-ACP synthase III: MLYRLARLAFRLDRSKSGGFVSLQTVSVITSVGSCLPERVIGNLDEPLASLDTTDEWIRSRTGIERRRWVEAGTSTGDLAVNAARSALGRAGQPVVDLVVLATTTPDHHSPGTAPAVAARLGLGTVPAFDVSAACSGFTYALAVGDAWIRAGTVQCVLVVAAETLSTITDPSDRGTAVVFADGAGAVVLRAGSPLEPGAVLATSLGSDGTQDDLAVVRAGGSRWPDHAGESSLADRCLRMRGPQMFAHAVRRMTDSSRSLLETVGWPVESVGAFIGHQANQRILDKVADLVGVRAEARFGNIREVGNTSSASIPLVMDELVARQAVPPGTRSLFTAFGGGAVWGSVALSWPLIKDYE; the protein is encoded by the coding sequence TTGCTCTACCGTCTCGCGCGTTTGGCTTTCCGGCTGGATCGTTCAAAGTCTGGAGGTTTCGTGTCGCTCCAAACGGTTTCTGTGATCACGAGTGTCGGCTCCTGTCTTCCGGAGCGTGTGATCGGAAATCTTGATGAACCGCTGGCCTCGTTGGATACCACTGACGAATGGATTCGTTCCAGGACTGGTATCGAGCGTCGGCGGTGGGTGGAGGCGGGAACGAGCACGGGCGATCTGGCGGTGAATGCCGCCAGATCTGCGCTTGGGCGAGCCGGACAGCCGGTGGTGGACCTGGTGGTGCTGGCTACGACCACCCCTGATCACCATTCGCCCGGCACGGCTCCTGCGGTGGCTGCCCGCCTCGGCCTGGGAACGGTACCGGCATTCGACGTGTCGGCCGCCTGTTCGGGTTTCACATACGCCCTGGCGGTCGGGGATGCGTGGATCAGGGCCGGAACGGTGCAGTGCGTGCTGGTGGTGGCGGCGGAGACGTTGTCAACGATCACCGACCCCTCGGACCGCGGCACCGCGGTTGTGTTCGCCGACGGGGCGGGGGCGGTGGTGCTCCGAGCCGGCTCCCCGCTGGAGCCGGGAGCCGTACTCGCCACGTCCCTTGGGAGTGACGGGACCCAGGACGACCTCGCGGTGGTCCGGGCCGGCGGTTCCCGCTGGCCGGACCACGCCGGAGAGTCGTCCTTGGCGGACCGGTGCCTTCGCATGCGCGGCCCGCAGATGTTCGCTCACGCCGTACGCCGCATGACGGACTCCTCGCGGTCGCTCCTGGAAACGGTGGGCTGGCCGGTCGAGTCGGTGGGTGCGTTCATCGGACACCAGGCGAACCAGCGCATCCTGGACAAGGTGGCGGATCTCGTCGGCGTGAGGGCCGAGGCCAGGTTCGGCAACATCCGCGAGGTGGGCAACACCTCCTCCGCGTCGATCCCTCTCGTCATGGACGAACTGGTTGCCCGGCAGGCCGTCCCCCCGGGAACACGCAGCCTCTTCACTGCCTTCGGCGGCGGCGCCGTGTGGGGCTCGGTCGCCTTGTCCTGGCCCCTGATCAAAGACTACGAGTGA
- a CDS encoding cytochrome P450, with protein MSIEQATGLPSMDSPEYITNPQVFFSQEKCGGPVFQAVAAGGLKVWVVAGYAEARKALTDPRLSKNVDMARRSILANLDRKANVMAFAVDLVSHMLNSDPPDHTRLRSLVNKAFTARASERLRPSIESTTRKLLDGMAVHSETDLMEAFAHPLPMAVLCELLGVPQPDRERFDHWLSARMSNDPQRITMAAPALLAYLRELVDSKRRAPADDLLSHLVQAQNSDGRLSPEELVATTFLLLVAGHETTVHLIGAGMTSLLVHPDQLARLQRDRRLLPGAIEELLRYDGPVKTATLRFTTEPVELAGTLIPANSPVAIALAAANRDETQFTAGDSFDITRPSVGHLAFGHGIHYCVGAPLARLETDIAFTGLLDRFPYMQLLCDPSDLQWQPGMFRALASLPVRLQAPHR; from the coding sequence GTGAGCATCGAACAGGCAACCGGGCTTCCTTCGATGGACAGCCCGGAATACATTACGAACCCCCAGGTATTCTTTTCGCAGGAGAAATGCGGTGGTCCTGTCTTTCAAGCCGTCGCGGCCGGGGGCTTGAAAGTGTGGGTCGTAGCCGGATACGCCGAAGCCCGCAAAGCTCTCACTGACCCGCGCCTGTCGAAGAACGTCGACATGGCCCGACGGTCCATCCTGGCCAACCTGGACCGCAAGGCCAACGTCATGGCATTCGCCGTGGACCTTGTGTCGCACATGTTGAACTCCGATCCACCGGACCACACCCGCCTGCGCAGCCTGGTCAACAAGGCATTCACCGCTCGCGCCTCGGAAAGGCTGCGCCCCTCGATCGAGAGCACCACAAGAAAACTTCTCGACGGTATGGCCGTTCACAGCGAAACGGACCTGATGGAGGCTTTCGCGCACCCCCTGCCGATGGCGGTGCTCTGCGAACTGCTCGGAGTGCCGCAGCCCGACCGTGAACGCTTCGACCACTGGCTCAGCGCCCGCATGTCCAACGACCCCCAGCGCATCACGATGGCGGCCCCTGCCCTCCTGGCCTATCTACGCGAACTCGTCGACAGCAAACGCCGCGCCCCCGCCGACGACCTCCTCAGCCACCTTGTCCAGGCGCAGAACTCCGACGGAAGGCTCAGCCCCGAGGAACTCGTCGCGACCACCTTCCTCCTGCTGGTCGCCGGCCATGAGACCACCGTGCACCTCATCGGCGCAGGCATGACCTCCCTCCTTGTGCACCCCGACCAGCTCGCACGTCTCCAGCGAGACCGCCGCCTCCTGCCCGGGGCCATCGAGGAACTCCTCCGGTACGACGGCCCCGTCAAAACAGCGACTCTCCGCTTCACCACCGAACCCGTCGAACTGGCCGGCACCCTCATCCCCGCCAACTCGCCGGTGGCCATCGCGCTCGCCGCCGCGAACCGGGACGAGACGCAGTTCACTGCCGGGGACAGTTTCGACATCACCCGACCCTCCGTCGGCCACCTGGCCTTCGGGCACGGAATCCACTACTGCGTCGGCGCCCCCCTCGCCCGCCTTGAAACAGACATCGCCTTCACCGGTCTCCTTGACCGCTTCCCCTATATGCAACTGCTCTGCGACCCATCCGACCTGCAGTGGCAGCCGGGCATGTTCCGAGCCCTCGCCTCACTACCCGTCCGCCTCCAAGCTCCCCACAGGTGA
- a CDS encoding DNA-binding protein: MARPPALKLAEVLTEIRMNPSAFYRMRARGQAPRMIKLPNGELRCRRADLDAWWDMCERDSDSWR, encoded by the coding sequence ATGGCCCGTCCTCCGGCGCTAAAGCTGGCCGAGGTCCTGACGGAAATTCGCATGAATCCGTCAGCGTTCTATCGAATGCGCGCTCGCGGGCAGGCGCCCCGAATGATCAAGCTACCCAATGGCGAACTCCGATGTCGCCGCGCCGACCTGGACGCGTGGTGGGACATGTGTGAGAGGGATTCCGACTCTTGGCGATGA
- a CDS encoding acyl carrier protein, producing MSDPSTPPLGYIQKYLASEHNIPFEDLVGTRTFESLDLDSIAQVEMFVTLSDHYRIELDDSLASADMTLAQTADMVGEALLEKAAVPHQEGAADNRTNQAHS from the coding sequence ATGAGCGATCCCAGTACCCCGCCGCTCGGCTATATCCAGAAGTACCTTGCGTCGGAGCACAACATTCCCTTTGAGGACCTGGTCGGGACCAGAACCTTCGAAAGCCTCGATCTGGACTCCATCGCCCAGGTCGAAATGTTCGTCACACTGTCGGACCACTACCGCATCGAGCTCGACGACTCTCTTGCCTCAGCGGACATGACCTTGGCTCAGACCGCGGACATGGTCGGGGAAGCCCTTCTTGAGAAGGCCGCCGTCCCTCACCAGGAGGGTGCGGCAGACAACCGCACCAACCAAGCTCACTCCTGA
- a CDS encoding ATP-binding protein has product MALCSLPATTAAVPALRRFTCDTADRWALPADTRDALSLVVTELVTNTVLHRGSPEVTLLLTHKGSALTVEVKDAGRRRTRRTARVAAEDADASCGRGLNLVRHCTSWWLALLTAAGTTVVAWLPVDAAAA; this is encoded by the coding sequence GTGGCCCTGTGCAGCCTGCCCGCGACGACCGCCGCAGTCCCAGCCCTGCGCCGCTTCACGTGCGACACTGCCGACCGCTGGGCACTGCCCGCCGACACCCGCGACGCCCTGTCGCTCGTCGTCACCGAACTGGTCACCAACACGGTCCTCCACAGGGGCAGTCCGGAGGTCACACTGCTGCTCACCCACAAGGGCTCCGCCCTCACCGTCGAGGTCAAGGACGCCGGACGCCGGCGGACCCGACGCACTGCCCGCGTGGCCGCCGAGGATGCCGACGCCTCCTGCGGCCGGGGACTGAACCTGGTCCGCCACTGCACCAGCTGGTGGCTCGCGCTCCTCACGGCAGCCGGCACCACCGTGGTGGCCTGGCTCCCCGTCGACGCGGCGGCCGCGTAG
- a CDS encoding ROK family transcriptional regulator, translated as MAGTAGRRPVRAVGDLSRENLAAMVTLLRDHGPLAPSEIATRLGSGAATASRLSARLLELGLVAEGPQNGQSAEIGRPKVPLAFVADARMVAAVHIGATHLRVGLVDLGGSVHCEADVPHPDPAPSAVVAAARKLLSKAIRASPSRVVGISIVTGGWVDGGTVVEHPALGWNDVPLTEAIGRGFGLPVLLESHVRGLALAEARLGAARGVRNLAELHIGNVVDAAIMVNGTLLLGLRSSAGSVAHLVVRPVGGSPCTCGATGCLQAETADPALLDRARAAGLPGDLRSTDEFFRLAEQGDATADALLTARAEGIGRAAAVFFDLANPERVVIAGTLPGRDDRYPPVTRAAARAAAHSAPDVEARLGHTGLGPQALFTAAAAPLLKAYFDDPVAFEP; from the coding sequence GTGGCAGGCACTGCCGGACGGCGGCCGGTACGGGCGGTCGGCGACCTGAGCCGCGAGAATCTCGCGGCGATGGTCACACTGCTGCGCGACCACGGGCCGCTCGCCCCTTCCGAGATCGCCACCCGGCTCGGCAGCGGGGCCGCCACGGCCTCGCGGCTCAGCGCCCGTCTGCTGGAGCTGGGACTGGTCGCCGAGGGCCCGCAGAACGGCCAGTCGGCCGAGATCGGACGGCCCAAGGTGCCCCTGGCCTTCGTCGCGGACGCCCGCATGGTCGCGGCCGTCCACATCGGCGCCACCCACCTGCGGGTCGGCCTGGTCGACCTCGGCGGGAGCGTCCACTGCGAGGCCGACGTCCCCCACCCCGACCCCGCGCCGTCCGCCGTGGTAGCCGCCGCGCGCAAGCTGCTGAGCAAGGCGATCCGCGCCTCGCCGAGCCGAGTGGTCGGCATCAGCATCGTCACCGGCGGCTGGGTGGACGGCGGAACCGTCGTCGAGCACCCCGCGCTGGGCTGGAACGACGTCCCCCTCACGGAGGCGATCGGCCGGGGCTTCGGACTGCCGGTGCTCTTGGAGAGCCACGTGCGCGGCCTGGCACTGGCCGAGGCCAGGCTCGGCGCGGCGCGCGGTGTGCGCAACCTGGCCGAGCTGCACATCGGCAATGTCGTCGATGCCGCGATCATGGTCAACGGCACGCTGCTGCTCGGCCTGCGGTCCTCCGCCGGAAGCGTCGCGCACCTGGTCGTGCGACCGGTCGGCGGCAGCCCGTGCACCTGCGGGGCGACCGGCTGCCTCCAGGCCGAGACGGCCGACCCCGCCCTGCTCGACCGTGCCCGCGCCGCCGGACTGCCGGGTGACCTGCGCAGCACCGACGAGTTCTTCCGGCTCGCCGAGCAGGGCGATGCCACGGCCGACGCCCTGCTGACCGCCCGGGCCGAAGGCATTGGCCGAGCCGCGGCCGTCTTCTTCGACCTGGCGAACCCGGAGCGGGTCGTGATCGCCGGCACGCTCCCGGGCCGCGACGACCGGTACCCTCCGGTCACTCGGGCGGCCGCGCGCGCCGCGGCCCACAGTGCCCCGGACGTCGAGGCGCGCCTCGGCCACACCGGGCTCGGGCCGCAGGCCCTGTTCACCGCGGCCGCCGCGCCGCTGCTCAAAGCGTATTTCGACGACCCGGTGGCCTTCGAGCCGTAG